One genomic window of Medicago truncatula cultivar Jemalong A17 chromosome 1, MtrunA17r5.0-ANR, whole genome shotgun sequence includes the following:
- the LOC25482443 gene encoding DNA topoisomerase 2-binding protein 1, with protein MSKPKSFQGINVFMSRNLVPPEVFATLHDAVKDNGAQIHLCCDPSRNGPNDYHIISCSKHEKFEDLKSKGCKMLGPRCVLQCAKEGRPLPKQGFTCCFTMDGVKILASGFEMEERVKIEELVTEMGGALHKPTSDLNFVIVKNVLAQKYKWALNVLKKPIVTYEWLKQCSDEHRVVPQESYKVLPFSGLRICVTGFPADKRKEMEKIILQNGGKYFAELTKKCTHLISDIPEGDKYKVAKRWGHIHIVTMKWFDQSVARRACLNEESYPVQSGSLSSRKVTRDLTAQHSQEKDIGKMQSGSSSRAADSNMLVSDCTESMDIDPEATQSEHMSSVSNVPLFVKEADAEACPLQTSNQLNLDGAVANDSESDDNDLYLAECRISLVGFEASEMRKLVNMVRKGGGSRYMSLNDKLTHIVIGNPTEMEKKDVRSIAAQSVIFVVKTSWLEDCDRQKRQVPVLGRHTANDLVLPKVKGAVTGIVPMDQSKSSSFRQSFQTDKVVGIKEFGVIMAESLEKNKQEKHDMGMNVVTFDKASGRTTPQTQLPDKKLRGQKMTQRDSNVHVKSTNVFKGKTFCFSNLFPEERRAEIVQWISQGGGEIISGQTKQSIHYTIECHGKPKSTGDYGSTYISSHWIRSCLEDGSLLDVDSHILYSPLPCRVPLPGFENLRFCVSQYEEKDRILLWNLCKVLGAKFADKLTKKVTHLLCKFTNGPKYEASCKWGIRSVTSEWIFECVKQNGVIAMDQFLPKEVTTQDREAGACTVSQFPTQAVQMINDMPSQFPSQSQSSRHTANKNVDNHRTHSKISSINSKKARLMEEPSLYNKAPSTVNSGIHVSDMNFSKANMLKDAPEAVEMINDTPPQFPSQLQSMRNMADKNVDSGDANHGTHSKISSINSIKSRLVEEPGMYNKAPSTVNLGIHVSDLNISEDNMLKDDREATHAVPDVAAAIEDLLEQTSKMHDQRSPGHTGCERSIYTSDCPVIGEDNPNPRTVFGLSKHWLNRIGSNDDNGETSKERKVGMYDAFSESQTESQIVGYEEDLSGRQMLIDRVLTRSSMQ; from the exons atgtcgAAGCCGAAATCATTTCAAGGCATAAACGTGTTCATGTCGCGTAACCTTGTTCCGCCTGAAGTCTTCGCTACGCTTCACGATGCCGTAAAAGATAACGGTGCTCAAATTCACCTCTGTTGTGATCCCTCTCGTAATGGTCCTAATGATTATCACATAATTTCGTGTAGTAAACAT gAGAAATTTGAAGATCTTAAATCTAAGGGATGTAAAATGCTTG GTCCTAGATGTGTTCTTCAGTGTGCTAAAGAAGGAAGACCTCTGCCTAAACAAGGCTTCACATGTTGCTTTACTATGGATGGTGTCAAAATCCTCGCTTCTGGCTTTGAAATGGAGGAGAGG GTTAAGATAGAAGAATTAGTGACTGAAATGGGGGGAGCTCTACATAAACCGACGTCAGATTTGAACTTTGTCATCGTGAAAAATGTTTTGGCTCAAAAGTACAAG TGGGCTTTGAATGTCCTGAAGAAACCAATAGTTACTTATGAATGGTTAAAGCAATGCTCGGATGAGCATCGTGTTGTACCTCAAGAGTCATATAAGGTTCTTCCTTTCTCTGGGTTAAGGATCTGTGTGACTGGATTCCCAGCAG ATAAGCGGAAAGAGATGGAAaagattattttacaaaatggtGGAAAATACTTTGCAGAATTGACAAAGAAGTGCACACATTTGATTTCTGAT ATTCCTGAAGGTGATAAGTATAAGGTGGCAAAACGTTGGGGCCACATTCATATTGTCACAATGAAATGGTTTGATCAATCTGTTGCTCGAAGAG CATGTTTGAATGAGGAGTCCTACCCTGTTCAGAGTGGATCTTTGTCTTCGCGTAAGGTGACTAGGGACTTAACAGCGCAACATAGCCAGGAAAAGGATATTGGGAAAATGCAATCTGGCTCATCCTCAAGAGCTGCAGATTCAAATATGCTAGTTTCTGATTGTACCGAGTCTATGGATATAGATCCAGAAGCTACACAGTCAGAACATATGTCGTCTGTTTCAAATGTTCCATTATTTGTTAAAGAGGCAGATGCTGAAGCATGTCCATTACAGACCAGCAATCAATTGAACTTAGATGGTGCTGTTGCCAATGATTCTGAATCTGACGACAATGACCTGTACTTAGCAGAGTGCAGAATATCACTTGTTGGTTTTGAAGCTTCTGAAATGCGTAAGCTAGTTAATATGGTGCGTAAAGGTGGAGGCTCCCGATACATGTCTTTAAATGATAAGTTGACCCACATAGTAATTGGGAATCCTACAGAAAT GGAAAAGAAGGATGTAAGGAGTATTGCTGCACAAAGTgtcatttttgttgttaaaaccTCATGGCTGGAAGATTGTGACCGTCAAAAGAGACAAGTCCCTGTTCTAGGACGTCACACTGCTAATGATCTTGTTCTTCCAAAAG TAAAAGGAGCAGTTACTGGCATTGTGCCTATGGATCAAAGTAAAAGCTCAAGCTTTCGCCAAAGCTTCCAAACTGATAAGGTGGTGGGTATTAAGGAATTTGGAGTAATAATGGCAGAATCTTTGGagaaaaacaaacaagagaaaCACGATATGGGTATGAATGTTGTGACATTCGATAAAGCATCGGGTAGAACTACGCCACAAACTCAACTTCCTGATAAAAAATTGAGGGGACAAAAGATGACACAACGTGATTCTAATGTACATGTGAAGTCAACAAATGTTTTCAAAGGGAAAACATTTTGTTTCTCAAATTTATTTCCTGAAGAAAGG AGAGCTGAGATTGTTCAGTGGATAAGTCAAGGGGGAGGAGAGATAATAAGTGGGCAAACAAAACAAAGTATCCACTATACTATTGAATGCCATGGTAAACCCAAGTCGACAGGTGATTATGGAAGTACTTATATTTCCAGTCACTGGATACGATCTTGTTTGGAG GATGGATCCTTGCTGGATGTTGACAGTCATATTCTTTATTCTCCACTTCCCTGCCGCGTTCCCTTGCCTGGTTTTGAAAATCTCCGGTTTTGTGTTTCACAATATGAGGAGAAAGACAGAATTCTACTTTGGAACTTGTGTAAAGTTCTAGGAGCTAAATTTGCAGATAAGTTGACTAAGAAGGTCACCCATTTATTGTGTAAATTTACCAATGGGCCCAAGTATGAGGCTTCTTGTAAGTGGGGGATCCGATCAGTTACATCTGAGTGGATATTTGAATGTGTCAAACAG aATGGAGTTATTGCCATGGATCAATTTTTGCCCAAAGAAGTCACTACTCAAGACCGAGAGGCAGGAGCTTGCACAGTGAGTCAATTTCCTACCCAGGCTGTTCAAATGATAAATGACATGCCGTCCCAGTTTCCAAGTCAATCACAAAGTTCGAGACACACGGCAAATAAAAATGTTGACAATCATAGGACTCATTCTAAAATATCAAGCATTAATAGCAAAAAGGCAAGGCTCATGGAAGAACCTAGCCTGTATAATAAGGCACCTTCTACAGTAAATTCAGGTATTCATGTCTCTGACATGAATTTTTCTAAAGCCAATATGCTCAAGGATGCTCCGGAGGCTGTTGAAATGATAAATGACACACCGCCCCAGTTTCCAAGTCAATTACAAAGCATGAGAAACATGGCAGATAAAAATGTGGATAGTGGCGATGCCAATCACGGGACTCATTCTAAAATATCAAGCATTAATAGCATAAAGTCTAGGCTGGTGGAAGAACCTGGCATGTATAATAAGGCACCTTCTACAGTAAATTTAGGTATTCATGTCTCTGACTTGAATATTTCTGAAGACAATATGCTCAAAGATGACCGGGAGGCAACCCATGCAGTTCCCGATGTTGCTGCTGCAATTGAGGACTTGTTAGAGCAGACAAGCAAG ATGCATGATCAGAGATCCCCAGGGCATACAGGGTGTGAGAGAAGT ATTTACACATCTGATTGTCCAGTCATTGGTGAAGACAATCCAAATCCTCGTACTGTCTTTGGATTATCGAAGCATTGGTTAAACAG
- the LOC25482444 gene encoding F-box/kelch-repeat protein At3g23880, producing MPPSPAVLSEDLVAEVLSFLPVKSLVCFRCVSKSWKTLISEPTFVKLHLQKSQSQSLCTLITMHKDHILHGIYEVEDYSLVRYPINRIFENPSFTLVHDSHSHHLKMEGNPTFIVGSCNGLVLLVRKSKSIKDDHKSYCLRVWNPATWTSSDFFGHFRDIETFHFAFGCVNSTGSFKVVAFCFRKETMEVRVLNLDHGDYLWRNIETFPVVPYRVFESHEHVYLSGTLNRLSIPNETVEHSVIVSLDLETETYNQYMVPCGFDQVTHSYNTPTIGVLGGCLCFSFLHKETDFVVWQMKKFGIEDSWTQLLKISYHTLRIGYDFIISTLRSFFQLVPSLLSEDGDSMILESNLESLTVQTILYNMRDNTAKQTQIIASRTTIDNRNGDRVYWSHANDYVESLVPIP from the coding sequence ATGCCTCCGTCACCGGCGGTCCTCTCCGAAGATCTCGTTGCCGAGGTACTTTCCTTTCTTCCGGTGAAATCTCTTGTTTGCTTCAGGTGTGTGAGTAAATCTtggaaaaccctaatttctgaACCCACTTTTGTGAAATTACATCTCCAGAAATCACAATCACAATCACTCTGCACACTAATCACGATGCACAAAGACCACATTCTTCATGGAATTTACGAGGTGGAGGATTACAGCTTAGTTAGATACCCTATCAATCGTATATTCGAAAACCCTTCCTTCACACTTGTTCACGATTCTCACTCTCATCATTTGAAAATGGAAGGAAACCCCACTTTTATCGTTGGTTCTTGTAATGGATTGGTTCTTTTGGTTCGTaagtcaaaatcaataaaagatGATCACAAGAGTTACTGCCTCCGTGTTTGGAACCCAGCCACCTGGACATCATCTGATTTTTTCGGGCATTTCCGCGATATCGAGACTTTCCACTTTGCATTTGGATGTGTTAATTCAACCGGAAGCTTTAAAGTGGTGGCGTTCTGTTTTCGAAAGGAAACAATGGAAGTGAGAGTTCTCAACTTGGATCATGGTGATTATCTTTGGAGAAATATTGAAACTTTTCCTGTGGTTCCTTATCGTGTATTCGAAAGTCATGAACATGTGTATTTGAGTGGCACTCTTAACAGGTTGTCTATTCCTAACGAAACTGTTGAACACTCTGTTATTGTTTCTCTTGATTTGGAGACGGAGACATACAATCAATACATGGTGCCCTGTGGTTTTGATCAAGTGACGCATTCGTACAACACACCAACTATTGGTGTGTTGGGGGGTtgcctttgtttttcttttttgcacaAGGAAACTGATTTTGTTGTATGGCAAATGAAGAAATTTGGGATTGAAGATTCTTGGACTCAATTACTTAAAATTAGTTACCATACTCTTCGAATAGGTTATGACTTTATTATTTCCACACTCAGAAGCTTTTTTCAATTGGTGCCATCACTTCTTTCTGAGGATGGTGATTCCATGATACTTGAGAGCAATCTAGAATCCCTAACAGTTCAAACAATTCTCTATAACATGAGAGATAATACAGCAAAGCAAACACAAATTATTGCAAGTAGAACTACTATTGATAATAGAAATGGTGATCGTGTATATTGGAGCCATGCCAACGATTATGTTGAAAGCTTAGTCCCAATTCCTTAA
- the LOC25482446 gene encoding agamous-like MADS-box protein MADS9 → MGRGKIEIKRIENSSNRQVTYSKRKSGILKKAKEINVLCDAQVSTIIIAPSGKMHEYISPSTTLIDMLERYHKASGKRLWDAKHENLKNEIEKLKKENEDMQIQLRHLKGKDINTLNYKKLMSLEDVLENGLLTVRHKQMEVYKMVKRNDKILKEENRELNFILQQQQGYGSGRWEINGL, encoded by the exons ATGGGGAGAGGTAAGATTGAGATCAAGAGGATTGAGAACTCAAGCAATAGACAAGTTACATATTCAAAGAGAAAAAGCGGGATTTTAAAGAAAGCTAAAGAAATCAATGTTCTATGTGATGCTCAAGTTTCCACTATCATCATTGCTCCTTCTGGAAAAATGCATGAATACATTAGCCCTTCTACCAC GTTGATTGATATGCTGGAGAGATATCATAAAGCATCTGGAAAGAGGCTTTGGGATGCCAAACATGAG AACTTAaagaatgaaattgagaaactCAAGAAAGAGAATGAGGACATGCAAATTCAGCTCAG GCACTTGAAGGGAAAGGATATCAACACACTAAACTACAAGAAGTTGATGAGCTTAGAGGATGTCTTAGAAAATGGTCTCCTCACTGTCCGTCACAAACAG ATGGAAGTATACAAGATGGTCAAGAGAAAC GACAAGATCTTGAAAGAAGAGAATAGGGAACTTAATTTTATCCTCCAG cAGCAACAAGGGTATGGCAGTGGAAGGTGGGAGATAAATGGATTataa